gacaaaaagtcacagctctgttcagcccagtgttcccttagctctcagcagtgatgactttatgagtttctttacaaataaaatcacaaccaTTAGAGacaaaattcatcagatgcttcctataactacaataaatgaatcttctgctacagtagctcttgaatcatctgtaagacctcagttatgtttagactgcttctctcccatagatcccgactagactgcttacagacaccctgccattaattaacttcatctttattagacttggtaaatttatctctcgtatcaggctacataccacaggcttTTACGACTGCAGTAATgaaacccttactcaaaaagcctagtcttgatccaggagtcttagctaattatagaccaatatccaacctaccatttatttctaaaatccttggAAAATCTGTTGCTATTCCAGACCACACAAAAATGAACTATTCGAAGATTTTCattcaggatttagagcacatcatagtatagaaacagcactgttaaaagtcaccaactaTCTCCTCTTAGCTTCAGATAGTGGACTcctttctatacttgtcctgctaaACCTTAGTACTGCATTTCACACTATTGACCACAgaatcttattacagagactggagcatgtgactggtatcagaggaacagcgttaaaattCCAATCCTATTCATCGGACACATTCCAGtatgttcatgtccatgatgaaccttccacgcacacaaaagttagttatggagttgcacaaggttctgtgctaggactgattctgttcaccttgtacatgcttcctttaggcaatgttattaggaagcactctattaattaccactgctatgcagatcccactcagctgtatctatctatgaaacctgctaacacaaaccagttaaccagacttcaagtatgtctaactgacataaaggcctggggGCCTagcctaatggctagggagtcagacttgtaacctaaAAATTGCAGGTTCAAGTTTCAGGTCtagcaggaattgtcagtgacacagagtgaatagccagtgctttgtccaccttcaataccatgactgaagTGAGACCCTTGACTCCCAACTGTGCCGCAGCATtggctctgggtgtgtgtgcacttgggtgggttaaatgcagagcacaaattctgagtatggttcaccatacttggccatataagtcactttcactaactttctacttttaaattcacagaaaacagaaattattgtatttgggcctaaatTTCTCAGAAATAGCCCTGGCTTCcagcactgctgtgaaaaaccttggagttatttttgaccagaacctgtcctttaactcacacataaaacaaatctctagaactgccttctttcacgtgcaacattgccaaaattaggaacatcctgtctcaaaatgaaaactagtccatacatttgttacttcaaggctagattactgtaactcattactatctggatgtcccagtatgaCACCATAAAAagtctccagttaatccagaatgcagccagagtcctgacaggaactggcaagagagatcatatttctcctatattagcttctcttcattggctccctgtaaaatccagaatagaatttaaaatccttcttctcacatacaaatgccttcatgatcaagctccttcataccttaaagacctcatagtaccatattatcccaatagaccacttcgctctcagagtacaggtctacttgtggttcccagagttcccaaaattagaatgggaggcagagcctttagttatcaagctcctctcctgtggaaccagctcccagtctgggttcaagaggcagacactctgtgtacttttaaggctagacttaaaactttaaaagagtatagttagggctggcttcaggtaaccctgaacgatcccttagttatgctgctataggcctagactgcctgaggaccatcggtgcactgagttcCCCtcccctaaccctcccctcccttccccctctcctccctcctcacgTGTATATTCCactattgaatgtcactaactttgtgctctccctctctctctgtaccttctgcaggtgtccctggtcctggagctgtatattgctgatgtgcagctactggccccaccaacctgcatttgttgtttattgttgctgttcttttctctctcctctatacactcaccccaaccggtcgaggcagaatcctgcccaaactgagcctggttctgctggaggttttttcttcagttatagggagtttttcctctccactgtcgccgagtgcttgctcataagggatttgtgccttgagatgatttgtattgtgatttggtgctatacaaataaaactgaattgaattgaattaattggTCTTCAACTGCTACAAGGTTTACGTCTTTGTAGACGTTCATTGAAATATATGGCCCATGAATTGAGACACACTTACAGATGAGGCTTCGGAGGAACAACTGAAGTCAGCAAAGAGTTGTTGGGTGAGGAGGTTGAATGGAGACTTGGAGAACATAGCTTATCATGTAGTAGGTTATACAGGGTAGCTACACTGACTTACAGTACAACAATAGGTCTGATGTACACTTGTCATTACAATATAGTAGGCAGTTGTCTCATCAAATGAAGATATATATTTTGATGATTtaactccagcagatccccatgaccctggtaAAGGAATAAgcggtatagaaaatggatggatgatttaaCAAATCCCAGAATGGAGATGAAGGAAAGTCTATATTATTATTGAGCTGTCAACTTACAACCAGTGGATACATACATCTTTTTAAAACCAGTTGGCCCAGCCTACTGTCAAATTTATACAGTTAATGGCACCATCTTCTGGACAAAGTGGAACCTCACACAATAAGGCATCAGTATTCTACCtaccttgtgtatgtgtgctgtatGAGAGAGCTGAATTGTATATGTACAATTCATTACATGTATCTGTTGTCCAAATATCCAGTTTAAAAGGATTTTACAAAGTATTCAAACTAAAaaactgaactaaaaaaaagtgaattaaaaaatatgatttaaaaaataaggaGGAAATGTCCATCACATCCTATATGGGGAATGATGCCCTTGGATACAACTGCCcacaagtaaacaaatgaaTTATTGCAGAAAGAAAGTGTATCATAAAAAGTATTAACTAGGGGTCACATAATGGCAGGCACTAAATATCACAGTACTGACACTGGTATACAATAAAGACAAATCATGGCAGAACTGTAAACCTGCTTTGAACAGGCGGTCCTCCAGGAAAATAATTGGGTTATTAATGATTGAGGACAAGAGGCCTATTGAAAAAGCCATGATTTGCAGGATCTAACATGGGAGATACTGCACACATATGAGAACACTCCTCTTGTCAAAAATTCATATGAGATGTTATGGGTTTGTTACCTCACAGAATGCCCTGTTTTTGAAAGTACAGCATTGAAGGATCAGCTGTCTGCATGATACCTgcaatggaagaaaaaaaaagctttagaCTGCCACCATGCTTCTGTCCCTCTTGGAGTTCATGTTTGAAATTTTAAACAACAGTTTTGAATCTGAATTTCCCTGGTACAGTGTGAAttcagttttatcttttttcatctttatttttccaGTACTTTTCCAGGCCTcgtacattttcattttccataacTTTATGATATATGACATAATAGAATACTTTATAACACTTCATGACATAATAGAATACTCCATTTCCAATAGAAAGTGTTTTTCTCCTTGTTGGAGAAGCTGATGAGCAGTGTGTTTGGTCAGGTAGAGGTTATCTGGTGATGTGAGGTGGTTGTATAACCATGAGAGTTGTTTTATGAACCAGAAAAGATGGAACTGAAACCCAAAGAACAGAAACATTGATTCatagaggagaaagagagagtaatGCTACATACTGCAAGATAAAAagctcaaaaataaaatgaaaggaaataaTTAACATGGGCTTGATCATGATGCCGGTAATATAAGCCATTTCAGACAATAAGCACTTGCACCTATTTTACAAACACCACAGCACAAACCCTCATTTTTATTGCAgcactgtctgtgtttgctccTCTACACCAGAAATCACATCCAATACTAGGCTTCTGTACTTCATCAGTGCTTTATTAATGTTACATATGTCAAATATTGTATTGTACAGTATTGTATGTAGTGCTATTTCTGTCAGAGCAGTTTACTTCCTTTTACAGGCAGCAGTAGTGTTTTCATTCTCACTTGAGGTAGGTGCAAATCACCACAGTTTAACATCATGAACAAACTGTAATAAAAGTGTACATGCATTCATCTATTGTACAGTTTAAAAGTTTCTATGTATATAGATCAATGTGAGTAAATAGGTTTGGGTGCATGCATGTTTTCACAGGGCAGACACAAGTAtgtcccctgtgtgtgtgtgtgtgtgtgtgtgtgcgcgtatgtgtgcgtgtgcatttAGAAAAGCACAAAGTGTGCTCTGAAGATCCCAGCCAATCACTTTACCTCTGTGTATCAGcacagctgctctctgtgttatagacagtgaacacatcacTTCCCTTGCCTTCAGTTTTGACAGATGAAGACAAACACCAACAGTGTTAGCCTGCCATTACAGAATCATGGCTGTGATGTGTGTACCAGGCTTTTGTATTCCATTAAATACTACTTAATAAAAGTTCAAATGTAATCTGAACAGGCCATATTGTTTACACAGAGAGGCCCCTGGTTGATCAGCACCAGACAGTTTGggctccattcctgtacacactgtacacagcagacttcatgTACAATTCTGAGTCTTGTCACGTTCATAAATATTCTGAATACACTGACCACCCCCTTCACTATATCCTGATGgaccagcagctgcagtggacgactcacctcactgagctgcaggactgaacgatgCTAATctgttgtagagcctgatggcagtgtggatgaaggatctcctgtatcgttcagtcctgcagctcagtgagtgAGATGACTGGACTCTTAATGAATATTACTTTTAATTCAAGTTTATCTTAGCTGTAGCTGGACTGGAACTGCATCAAAGTAGGCTACACTCACCTTTCTCTATTCTCTGAATCAGCTGGTGTTTCATGTGCTGCAGCACTCAATAATTTCCCAAATTGTCCCCGCTTACTAAGTTATTACAATTGCTAGTTTTCATCTTACCAGAGCAAAGGCCCAAACTACAATGTCACTTTGACTACTAATGATCAAAATCACACTGAGTAACAGATTAATTCACTGATTCATGTCAAAAGACAATTGATCATTTCAATATCACTACATAGTTTACCCAATATTATCTCAATCAGTAGCTCTATATAAGCGCCACATCCTGGTTTCTTCAGTGTTGGAAGGTTCACTGTCTTCTTGGTACTTGCTGCCTCtagttcagtgttttcatgttagATAGTTACTTTGGTTTTGTGATTCTCAGTAAATGATTTTTTGTTCTTATTCTGGCTTTTGTTGTCTCTGCATTTGGGTCTGAACTGCAAATCCTAACAGTCTGATGACAGTTTGAGCCCTATGAGCAACACAAGCAATATTTTATTAGTTTATACAGGGATAAACTGCATGAAGATATTTTTTCATGGTGACGTATATAAAGAAATGTTCTTGACAACCAGCGGAGTTATAAAATGTACTCAAGTGGGAGGAAATAAGACTCCAGATAAAGgaagtgaaacatttaaaaaaaaaaaaacaggggtGTTTGTGGGTTCAGTGGCCTCCACCAATGAGATGTTTAGCAGGTGACTCCATCAATGCATCACAACCTCCCAGTGATAACTGTAAAGTATCTTTTACCCCCCTCGTTATAAACCCACTgattatttcaaatgaaagcagGAAATGTATGAGAGatcaaaaatgtgtgtgcatgtgtagttACTGTGAGACGGGTCATCAAAGTTGTGTATATTAGTATATCACAACATAGTATCCAGGAGTTTACACATTTAAAGTATTAAGCTGTGCAGCACCACAGGGGAGTGTTACCTTTGCACATAAcgacagataaaaaaaacacaagtacaCTAACCCATGTTCAGGGCCTAGCTGCTGCATGTCTAACCCTGATCTGACCCtaatgtctttctttcttacctAGATATTGTGCCCTCACAATGTGACAGTGTAAACAGATGAACTGCTCACTACTCAAGATGAAAAGTGTAATAATATATTACCACACTGAGATCAGAAACAAAAATACCagatgatttaaattttttttaaaattacatataCAAAAATACTGAATTCAAAATATACTGACTTCACAAAAGACACGCAGGAAAAGTAAACTCTGTACACACTTGACAGTCAACCTTGCGTGCATTGCTGTATTGCCACAGTTTCTGTCACAATTTTTACTATGGTGGCCCTGGTAACTCAAAATACACAACACTGTTGAAATAGAAGCACAATTTATTTAGCTTCATGTCAGGGGAGGATGACCAGACCTGACGAGACTTGAAGTGCTGTCACCCCTTCATTTCCAATACTGCACAGTGGATTTGCTCTCAGGTCAGACCACATTCGGTACATTGCCATTAGTTCTTTTGCCAATGGAATTGTCTTATAGTGGAGATGCAAACAATATTGGCAAAACAATGCCCTCTAGGGCTGTAAGAAAAGTGGCTGTTACACTTAATCACCTACTTCAGATTTTCATTGTCTCCAGGCTACAAACCTGTAATGACTATTAATATCACATTATTATAAGAGTTCCACAGAAATGCAGGTGGGTGTTTCATAAGAGACAAATGAATTTAAGCAAAtactaaaatttaaaatgatactTTTGTCCCATGCTCTTACCTCATAGAGGGGCTGACAGGCCTAATTCCTTTTAAATTTACAGGGTTTCCCAGTGTCACAGGCTGCACTGATGGAAGGCACATCCCCATTGCAGCAGCCTTAGTTAGTGTGACTATGTGAACAGAAAGTCTTTCCACAGCATTAGTGTGCAGGTAGATGGGTTGCTCTCTTAACAAAGCATAGCTAGGCCTATACATTACAGTATTCAGCAACTGAATGTTCTCTCCTGTGCACTATCAAGATCAGAAGTGATGCAGCTTATTACTAATGTTGAAGCCATCTGGGCTGGCTCTGTCCATGACTCAAGAATGTATTGAGAGCCTATTCTGAACAACAGATTTGCCAGTGGTATTTCTTGGTACAAATAGCATTTAATTTCTTGTCTCTTATTACTACACCCTTCAAACTGTATTACCATTTAATTACAGGGGAGTTTGATGGCTACCTGCTTGCAGGCAGAGAGTGGCCCTGTCAGTCCTCTCTTTTGTCATCTTAACATAAGGTGGGCCAACAGTAGCATTACAGTGTGGCCCACTGTAGGACCAGAGTCAGGGTGAAGATGGAGGATGGAATTCAGTAAACAAATAGGGGTCATTACTTCTGTAGACTGCTAGGCTTAATGAATATAATACAGCTTATGTAACTCTTTTGTACTGTAAGGTGACTGGCTCTAATGATCTTCCCCCAGGGATACTTTCAGCAATGGACCACCCAATGATCTGACTCAAGGCCAGCTCCTCTACCAGAGGGCCTGGTGATGGTCTTTGACTCATATTGAGACCTTCTGCTTTCTTTCTGTTGGCTAAGTAGAACTCAAATATTAACCTTCTTAGTAGGATTGTAATGATTTGCAGCTGAAACCTTGTCTACATGTTAAAATTGTAGTGTGTTTGGAATGAAAGCAACTGAATGTGAATCACTGAATATCCTTTAATGTATCAAATATGCTTAAACCAAATGAGGCCATAAGAATGAGCTAATACAGTAGGCTTTACCTGTTTTTATAATGttcttatatttaaattttgagCAGCTGCCATGTGTGCTTTTGGCCCATTGGATTACAcctaaaaaaatacataatgtaAACATATCCATCACTTTTTCATTTGCAGGTCACTGGTTTAAAGAAATTTTCTAAATTTTAAAAGAATgataaatattgtatatttgcCATGTGTGTTATATCTGAGCTCCACTGATGATAGCTTTTTATAACCTTTTATAACCTGGGAGACTCAGAATTAATTAATTCAGAGTTGGTTGAACTAATTCTGATTCTGTTGTTTTGGACTCAAGAGTTtcatagaataaaaaaaaaaattataaactGTGGAAGTGGCTTTATTAGGCCTGGCATTGATTGAGGCCCTAAAACAAAGTTTtgtttgaaacatttcattctgCCTGTTTTCCAAAGATGGAACAAGCACTCCGGTCAAAATTTGCcccaaggtaaaaaaaaataaggggTTACCCTGGTGGGATCATGTTTTCGCACATACCAGTGGGACATACAATACAATCCAGGAAGACAACACCATAAAAGTCCACTTTTTCTATGTGGACATTTAAGTTGTGCCCCTCATCTTaaaaagacaggaaggaaataCATCACACAGTTAAAAAAAGTTAAGTTAAAAATAAGTGGCTAAATGCAAATGGTTAATTATAAAATGTGTGACAATCAGGACTCCACCTCCACATCAAAACTATAATATAGCTCAGATATTGTAAACTACTGAACAGAGTTTGCTGACAACACCCACAGTACGGTAAGAGCCCTGAATTCTCTACCATCTGCAACTAATACTTTGAGTAATGAGTAATCTCCCACATCAAATCCTTGCTTTTCCTATTTATTATCTCAGTAACATCCAGTTGATATAGAAATTATTCATTCAAGGTTTGTATTGTTTGACTGTCATGTTATTTTCTCTCACTGTTAAATTTGTTCATGCAGATGGCACGGCTGTGGCAACTCATTCTCCTGCGCTGGGCATGCAGTCctctatgtctgtgtctgccACCCAGTGTGAGCTTCATTGGTACACCACAGGAGTGTAAAAATGCTCACTTTGTCCCTGGTTACAATCTGGGTGGAGAAGGCTTCGACATCGTCACAATGGAGCGGAAAGGTGCCTATGTCATCGACACTGAAACGTGGAACCTTGGCAATGGCACATGCAGGCTTTATAGGAACAGCTACATGAACAATGAAGAGCAGAAGGTCCCAGTTTCTCTGATTGACTGGAGGATCCAACCCAAGTGCAGTTTAAAGGTCTCCAGTACACTCTATGATTCTGTTGAAACTCTTGTCAATGACTCCACGTCGTCAGTGTCAAATGATTGGAAAATGGGCCTTGATATCCCAGTAGACCACAATGTCACGATTGGAGTTGGTTTTGGAGGCTCCCACTCCAGAGTTGCTTCCTTTGCCATACAAAAGTCAAAACAAGATCGCTACAACTTCTTTTCCCATTCTATCAACTGTAAATTCTATGGGTGagtatgaaataaaattaataaactgGGAACTGTGAATAAAATGCAACTTaacttatttttacatttcctgtGCTCCACAGCTACAGACTGACAACAAATCCCACATTGAGTCCTGAATTTAAATCAGCCATCAGTTCCCTTCCTTCCTATTCACCTAAAACTGAGTCACTGTATCGCAATCTGATCGACACCTATGGTACACATTACATCACACAAGTATTTCTAGGAGGAGAAATAAAAGCCACCACTTCTGTCAGGACCTGTGAGGCTACCATGTCTGGACTGTCGGCAACAGACATAAATGATTGTTTGTCAGTTGAGGCATCAGCTAGCTTTGTAAATAGTGCTCGTATTGAAGCCATGGTCAAACACTGTGAGGGGAAGAAGAAGACTTTAGGCTCTAATCAAAGTTTCAGCAGCAAATATCATGAGCGTAGCACAGAGGTCATTGGTGGAAACATAGAAGGAGGTGATATCTTGTTTGAAGGCCAATCAAATCCCAGTGTCTATAATAACTGGCTTACCTCTCTGAAATCTATACCTGATGTGATCCGATACAATTTAAAGCCTCTGCACATGGTACTGCCAAGTGGTCATCCTGCCTTGGTCGGACTGAAGCGAGAGGTAGAGAAGTACATCAAGAAAAATGCTGTGTTGAAGAAATGTTCAGAATCTTGTCAAATTGGCCACAGATCAAACAAAAGGGAtccttgtgcttgtgtttgcaACAACAATCAGAATATCAAGTCAAACTGCTGTCCTGCTGGAAAAGGTCTCGCAACATTAAAAGTATTTCAGCTTTATGCGGAGGGTCTGTATGGTGATAAATGGACTCAGACAGATGGTTCAGTGCAGGTTAAATATGGTAATCAGATTAAGAACACTATCATCATAAGTAACAATAACAATCCAAAATGGCCAGAAACATTTGAATTTGGACCCATCTCCATCAACATGAAAGACAAActtgtttttagtgtttatgATGAGGATACTTACTGGAACAGTGATCTGCTTGGTGAATGCTCATTTGACCTGCATAACGGGAAGGTGACAGACAGTTGCATGTTTAATCATGgcaccttcttcttctcctacATAGTGGAGTGTGCACCAAATCTTGGTGGTGACCGATGTGACGAGTACATACCCTCACCCATGAGCCCCTCTCTGGCCGAGGTCTTCTACACCAGAAATGGGGTCCTTGTTGGAGAGTCAGACAGGAGTAAATCTGTCATTGAGATAGGTTGAGGTTGGCTGTTGATGTGAGAAGTGCTGATGACAGGATATGAATTTGATGTATGGTGAATATCTTGCTTATAGTAGTTAATAGGATCTTTTACACTGTTAAGCTTATCTAACACTTCTCCAAATATGTGTTTGTTAGAAACTATTGAAATTTTATGCTTGTTTCTTCTAAGACAATCTGCTAATAAAGCTTAAATAAAGATAACATGGATGTCTgtcttatttaaaatgttttgcaattGTGTAGTTAACGTGCAAAACATGCATACAAAAAGCAACAGCACTCAAGGCTTCCATcaaattaatgtgttttaaattactGGATCATATTTATTGATGTATTATTGTAGTTATCACTTTAATTTGCAGCTGTGAATTCTTTGCTAAGGATCAAATTAAACAGTATAATTACACTGGATTTTGTCATATATCTGACTCCaaacattcatccattatctatacccacttattccttaaccagggtcatcgagctctgctggagcctattccagctctcttttgggtaggcaggggtacaccctggacatggGTTGATTCCAAACAATAACTCCTAAAAACGTTGTAAAGTAAATGTAGAGGATTATTAGCAAGTATGATATTTTCTCCTTATTTAAC
This genomic window from Mastacembelus armatus chromosome 1, fMasArm1.2, whole genome shotgun sequence contains:
- the LOC113128318 gene encoding perforin-1-like; the protein is MARLWQLILLRWACSPLCLCLPPSVSFIGTPQECKNAHFVPGYNLGGEGFDIVTMERKGAYVIDTETWNLGNGTCRLYRNSYMNNEEQKVPVSLIDWRIQPKCSLKVSSTLYDSVETLVNDSTSSVSNDWKMGLDIPVDHNVTIGVGFGGSHSRVASFAIQKSKQDRYNFFSHSINCKFYGYRLTTNPTLSPEFKSAISSLPSYSPKTESLYRNLIDTYGTHYITQVFLGGEIKATTSVRTCEATMSGLSATDINDCLSVEASASFVNSARIEAMVKHCEGKKKTLGSNQSFSSKYHERSTEVIGGNIEGGDILFEGQSNPSVYNNWLTSLKSIPDVIRYNLKPLHMVLPSGHPALVGLKREVEKYIKKNAVLKKCSESCQIGHRSNKRDPCACVCNNNQNIKSNCCPAGKGLATLKVFQLYAEGLYGDKWTQTDGSVQVKYGNQIKNTIIISNNNNPKWPETFEFGPISINMKDKLVFSVYDEDTYWNSDLLGECSFDLHNGKVTDSCMFNHGTFFFSYIVECAPNLGGDRCDEYIPSPMSPSLAEVFYTRNGVLVGESDRSKSVIEIG